The following proteins are encoded in a genomic region of Longimicrobiaceae bacterium:
- a CDS encoding chemotaxis protein CheD, with translation MTPRQSFVKVAQHAVGGKEDVLVTLGLGSCVAIVLQDRAAGVGGMAHVLLPEPSLARDASNPAKFAATAVPLLLEEMGRLGARAGRLEARLVGGASMFASLMGPGSLNMGERNVRASREALRKAGIPIVAEEVGADYGRSVRFWVGEGRTVVSSVGKGDIVL, from the coding sequence ATGACGCCAAGACAGAGCTTCGTCAAGGTCGCGCAGCACGCCGTGGGGGGGAAGGAAGACGTCCTCGTCACGCTGGGGCTGGGCAGCTGCGTCGCCATCGTGCTGCAGGACCGCGCCGCGGGCGTGGGCGGCATGGCGCACGTCCTCCTCCCCGAGCCGTCGCTGGCGCGCGACGCCAGCAACCCGGCCAAGTTCGCCGCCACCGCCGTGCCGCTACTGCTGGAGGAGATGGGCCGGCTGGGCGCGCGCGCCGGGCGGCTGGAGGCGCGCCTGGTGGGCGGCGCGTCGATGTTCGCCTCGCTCATGGGCCCGGGCTCGCTCAACATGGGCGAGCGCAACGTGCGCGCCTCGCGCGAGGCGCTTCGGAAGGCGGGGATCCCCATCGTCGCCGAGGAGGTGGGCGCCGACTACGGGCGCTCGGTCCGCTTCTGGGTGGGCGAGGGCCGCACCGTCGTCTCGTCGGTGGGGAAGGGCGACATTGTCCTCTGA
- a CDS encoding chemotaxis protein CheW has protein sequence MSGERKDGGSKPGDGDAAPVDSLRAFARGLSAGEISVPAPVPADANPAASSADARSGGFSADARQTAFPDGHLAALAEAHAGSGDADESAGPPVAPFRERVEADEAVQVVVFEIGGELHACDVLLVEEVVTRQPIHRLPDTPARIVGVLRLRGELVPVLDVAPFLDLALDPSRQPAVLVVGTAEGRIGVAADAVLEVVTLPSGSYRPAPSAAAGDAYSAGVARVDGRLVSLVDLAEVLREQTTLSLGETP, from the coding sequence GTGAGCGGCGAGAGGAAGGATGGGGGATCGAAGCCGGGAGATGGAGACGCGGCGCCGGTGGATTCGCTCCGCGCCTTCGCCCGTGGGCTCTCGGCGGGAGAGATTTCCGTCCCCGCGCCGGTGCCGGCAGATGCGAATCCCGCCGCCTCGTCGGCCGATGCGCGTTCCGGCGGCTTCTCGGCCGATGCGCGGCAGACGGCGTTTCCGGACGGCCATCTCGCCGCCCTGGCGGAGGCGCACGCGGGCTCGGGAGATGCGGACGAGTCCGCCGGTCCCCCGGTCGCGCCTTTCCGCGAGCGCGTGGAGGCGGACGAGGCGGTGCAGGTCGTCGTCTTCGAGATCGGCGGCGAGCTCCACGCCTGCGACGTGCTTCTCGTCGAGGAGGTGGTGACGCGGCAGCCCATCCACCGTCTTCCCGACACGCCCGCGCGGATCGTGGGCGTGCTTCGCCTGCGCGGCGAGCTGGTGCCGGTGCTGGACGTGGCGCCGTTCCTGGACCTCGCGCTGGACCCGTCGCGCCAGCCCGCCGTCCTCGTCGTCGGCACGGCCGAGGGCCGCATCGGCGTCGCGGCCGACGCGGTGCTGGAGGTCGTCACGCTGCCGTCCGGCTCGTATCGCCCCGCCCCGTCCGCCGCAGCGGGCGACGCGTACTCGGCCGGCGTGGCGCGCGTGGACGGCCGGCTCGTGAGCCTCGTCGACCTCGCGGAGGTCCTCCGCGAGCAGACCACCCTGTCCCTTGGGGAAACCCCGTGA
- a CDS encoding protein-glutamate O-methyltransferase CheR, giving the protein MNRPPSAPPPFLPLTLEGDDEELEKLKVKIERDRGFNCQFYKDKCLRRRIAVRMRARGKASFAEYGQLLDREPAEYETLLDTLTINVTKFFRNLETWRAVEQLVLPPLFDMRTHQLRVWSAGSSSGEEAYTVSILAREWAEKHGRGADLARLHVLGTDIDRRSLEAAQRGEYPDLSLQETPQAVRERWFSPGPPYRIRPEVQRNVAFVRRDLISEPPPPEQNLIFCRNVVIYFDREIQERLFKGFYDALVPGGFLVMGKVETLIGPARTLFRAVNNRERIFQKPA; this is encoded by the coding sequence ATGAACCGGCCGCCGTCCGCCCCGCCCCCGTTCCTGCCCCTCACGCTGGAGGGCGACGACGAAGAGCTGGAGAAGCTGAAGGTGAAGATCGAGCGCGACCGCGGCTTCAACTGCCAGTTCTACAAGGACAAGTGCCTGCGCCGCCGCATCGCCGTGCGCATGCGGGCGCGCGGCAAGGCCAGCTTCGCCGAGTACGGCCAGCTGCTGGACCGCGAGCCGGCGGAGTACGAGACGCTGCTCGACACGCTGACCATCAACGTCACCAAGTTCTTCCGCAACCTGGAGACGTGGCGCGCCGTGGAGCAGCTGGTGCTGCCGCCGCTCTTCGACATGCGCACCCACCAGCTACGGGTGTGGAGCGCCGGCTCGTCCAGCGGCGAGGAGGCGTACACCGTCTCCATCCTCGCCCGCGAGTGGGCCGAGAAGCACGGGCGCGGGGCCGACCTCGCGCGGCTGCACGTGCTGGGGACGGACATCGACCGGCGCAGCCTGGAGGCGGCGCAGCGGGGCGAGTATCCCGACCTGTCGCTCCAGGAGACGCCCCAGGCGGTGCGCGAGCGCTGGTTCTCGCCCGGCCCGCCGTACCGCATCCGCCCCGAGGTGCAGCGCAACGTGGCCTTCGTGCGGCGCGACCTGATCTCCGAGCCGCCGCCGCCGGAGCAGAACCTGATCTTCTGCCGCAACGTGGTCATCTACTTCGACCGCGAGATCCAGGAGCGGCTCTTCAAGGGCTTCTACGACGCGCTGGTGCCCGGCGGCTTCCTGGTGATGGGGAAGGTCGAGACGCTGATCGGGCCGGCACGCACGCTCTTCCGCGCGGTGAACAACCGCGAGCGCATCTTCCAGAAACCCGCATGA
- a CDS encoding DnaA/Hda family protein: MTFEQDPRFTFDTFVAGPGSRMAAAAARRAAESPGTSYNPLFLYGGRGVGKTHLLHAVGGLARTVRPDLRVVYQTAEQLVDGLTAAVASGTVEAWRDAYVDAELLLLDDVQMLAGMTRTQDELLRLWDAIDRTRVQFVLAGDRPPPEIDGLSDALRARLSGGLTVDIAPAEVETRLAIVEQAARDGGVELSGGAAEAIAGLPLDGGHDLQRGVGRLGEVQRAEGRPLPADEVASLLAPAEAAAPVDEFSAFLSDIAFTVEQLVEAAPWRKTLAEAILRWEGEGIRCRRLEEALETDSAPDVESLISGFSADVDRLRAAAAELEKIEGRASSSPLLKDPDRAAEAEALVEAARAEASRRAADPAGKPAEPGPRVDRWFFNAEKVAWSWVALDDRIIEEVG, translated from the coding sequence ATGACGTTCGAGCAGGACCCCCGCTTCACCTTCGACACCTTCGTCGCCGGTCCCGGCAGCCGCATGGCCGCGGCCGCCGCCCGGCGCGCCGCCGAGTCGCCGGGCACCAGCTACAACCCCCTCTTCCTGTACGGCGGGCGCGGCGTGGGCAAGACGCACCTGCTCCACGCCGTCGGCGGCTTGGCGCGCACCGTGCGCCCGGACCTGCGCGTCGTCTACCAGACGGCCGAGCAGCTGGTGGACGGACTCACCGCCGCCGTCGCCTCGGGCACGGTCGAGGCGTGGCGCGACGCGTACGTGGACGCGGAGCTGCTGCTGCTGGACGACGTGCAGATGCTCGCGGGAATGACGCGCACGCAGGACGAGCTGCTGCGCCTGTGGGACGCCATCGACCGCACCCGCGTGCAGTTCGTGCTCGCCGGCGACCGGCCGCCGCCGGAGATCGACGGGCTGTCCGACGCGCTGCGCGCCCGCCTCTCCGGCGGCCTCACCGTCGACATCGCCCCGGCCGAGGTGGAGACGAGGCTCGCCATCGTGGAGCAGGCGGCGCGGGACGGCGGTGTGGAGCTCTCCGGCGGCGCCGCGGAAGCGATCGCCGGGCTGCCGCTGGACGGCGGCCACGACCTCCAGCGCGGCGTCGGCCGCCTCGGCGAGGTGCAGCGCGCGGAAGGCCGCCCGCTGCCGGCCGACGAGGTCGCGTCCCTGCTCGCCCCGGCCGAAGCCGCGGCGCCGGTCGACGAGTTCAGCGCGTTCCTCTCCGATATCGCGTTCACGGTCGAGCAGCTGGTCGAAGCCGCCCCGTGGCGCAAGACGCTGGCGGAGGCCATCCTGCGCTGGGAAGGCGAGGGCATCCGCTGCCGCCGCCTGGAAGAGGCGCTGGAGACCGACTCCGCTCCCGACGTCGAATCGCTCATCTCCGGGTTCTCGGCCGACGTGGACCGGCTCCGCGCCGCCGCGGCGGAGCTGGAGAAGATCGAGGGACGCGCCTCGTCGTCCCCGCTCCTCAAGGACCCGGACCGCGCCGCCGAGGCGGAGGCGCTGGTCGAAGCCGCCCGCGCCGAGGCCAGCCGCCGCGCCGCCGATCCCGCCGGGAAGCCCGCGGAGCCCGGGCCGCGCGTGGACCGCTGGTTCTTCAACGCCGAGAAGGTGGCGTGGTCGTGGGTGGCGCTGGACGACCGCATCATCGAAGAGGTGGGCTGA
- a CDS encoding chemotaxis response regulator protein-glutamate methylesterase, whose translation MSSDARPRKHSVLVVDDSAFMRRVISDMVSGAPEFRVVGTARDGNDALRKIHQLDPDLVTMDVEMPGLDGLAALGYIMSETPRPVVMLSAYTTEGGEATLRALDYGAVDFVAKPSGTISLNLETVSDRLLEALRAAASANLSNIRVHVARPGAASPQRAARTDGASPDMAVAIAASTGGPRALAEVIAGLRAPFPAAVLIVQHMPARFTRTFAERLDGVAEVPVTEAEDGEEVRAGHVYLAPGDFHMRVVRAPDGVVRVALDRGPTVWGVRPAADHLFRSVADVYGARTVGAVLTGMGRDGAEGLRVMVESGGTGIVQDRATSVIFGMPQAAAEWAQRVVPLGAVADALTAEVLAMGSRLAAAERSVDA comes from the coding sequence TTGTCCTCTGACGCGCGCCCCCGGAAGCACTCGGTCCTGGTCGTGGACGACAGCGCCTTCATGCGGCGCGTCATCAGCGACATGGTCTCGGGCGCCCCGGAGTTCCGCGTCGTAGGCACCGCCCGCGACGGCAACGACGCCCTGCGCAAGATCCACCAGCTCGACCCCGACCTGGTGACGATGGATGTGGAGATGCCGGGGCTGGACGGCCTGGCCGCGCTCGGCTACATCATGAGCGAGACGCCGCGGCCCGTGGTCATGCTCTCCGCCTACACGACCGAGGGCGGCGAGGCGACGCTGCGGGCGCTGGACTACGGCGCGGTGGACTTCGTCGCCAAGCCGTCGGGCACCATCTCGCTGAACCTGGAGACGGTCTCGGACCGGCTGCTGGAAGCGTTGCGGGCCGCCGCCTCCGCCAACCTCTCGAACATCCGCGTCCACGTCGCCCGTCCCGGCGCGGCGAGCCCGCAGCGGGCGGCGCGGACGGACGGCGCGTCGCCGGACATGGCCGTCGCCATCGCCGCCTCCACCGGCGGGCCGCGGGCGCTGGCGGAGGTGATCGCCGGGCTGCGGGCGCCGTTCCCCGCGGCGGTGCTCATCGTCCAGCACATGCCGGCACGCTTCACCCGCACGTTCGCCGAGCGGCTGGACGGCGTGGCGGAGGTGCCGGTGACGGAGGCCGAGGACGGCGAGGAGGTCCGCGCCGGGCACGTCTACCTCGCCCCGGGCGACTTCCACATGCGCGTCGTCCGCGCCCCGGACGGCGTGGTGCGCGTCGCGCTGGACCGCGGCCCCACGGTCTGGGGCGTGCGTCCCGCGGCCGACCACCTCTTCCGTAGCGTCGCGGACGTCTACGGCGCCCGCACCGTGGGCGCCGTGCTCACCGGCATGGGCCGCGACGGGGCCGAAGGGCTGCGCGTGATGGTCGAATCGGGCGGCACGGGCATCGTGCAGGACCGCGCCACCTCCGTCATCTTCGGGATGCCGCAGGCCGCCGCCGAGTGGGCCCAGCGCGTCGTCCCGCTCGGCGCCGTCGCCGACGCGCTCACGGCCGAGGTCCTGGCCATGGGCTCGCGCCTCGCCGCCGCCGAACGGAGTGTGGACGCGTGA
- a CDS encoding chemotaxis protein CheW, which translates to MRNVRQQAVPQVQLVTFRLGGEEFGLDVFAVHEILRWQEVTPVPKAPEFVEGVIDVRGTLVPVVDLRKRFELANAATDDDTRIVLVDFAGERLGLVVDSVTEVLRVPETSVAPPPRYFKGLAAEFLRGIVRLEQRLVVLVDMERILSTQERIALLEAYAGGAPADEGAAAPQPSSQV; encoded by the coding sequence GTGAGAAACGTACGGCAGCAGGCGGTGCCCCAGGTGCAGCTCGTCACCTTCCGCCTTGGCGGCGAGGAGTTCGGGCTGGACGTGTTCGCCGTCCACGAGATCCTGCGCTGGCAGGAGGTCACGCCCGTCCCCAAAGCCCCGGAGTTCGTGGAGGGCGTCATCGACGTGCGCGGCACCCTGGTGCCGGTGGTCGACCTGCGCAAGCGCTTCGAGCTGGCGAACGCCGCCACCGACGACGACACCCGCATCGTCCTGGTCGACTTCGCCGGCGAGCGCCTGGGCCTGGTGGTCGACTCCGTCACGGAAGTCCTTCGCGTTCCGGAGACGAGCGTGGCGCCGCCACCGCGCTACTTCAAGGGCCTCGCGGCGGAGTTCCTGCGCGGCATCGTGCGCCTGGAGCAGCGCCTTGTCGTGCTCGTGGACATGGAGCGCATCCTCTCCACCCAGGAGCGCATCGCCCTGCTCGAGGCGTACGCGGGCGGCGCCCCGGCAGACGAGGGCGCGGCGGCGCCCCAGCCGTCCAGCCAGGTCTGA
- a CDS encoding tetratricopeptide repeat protein, whose translation MTGEELLAAFQARYDRISRELEEVKPAERERVRQEIVGLFRETESALDQLTAFKERIRELVDRYKAIAAAAPGAPAAAQPSGSTYSDHLGSSTYVERGWSAIAAGDHGRAVKELERALELAPNDPQAESLLGWAQMLREQYDEALYTYYKVLSKDPNNALARVNLGYICLKKGIFGEAIEHLSRAIRLDDDRKATLYAHFYMGLVYLEREMYDDARSFFRKTLELGPNMLEAYWEMGHAFYLEGRKKEAAEAWRTGMETNRFNLWGERCGKALAKVEAGQPVTFD comes from the coding sequence ATGACCGGCGAAGAGCTGCTCGCCGCCTTCCAGGCGCGCTACGACCGCATCTCCCGCGAGCTGGAGGAGGTCAAGCCCGCCGAGCGCGAGCGCGTGCGCCAGGAGATCGTGGGCCTCTTCCGCGAGACCGAGTCCGCGCTGGACCAGCTCACCGCGTTCAAGGAGCGGATCCGCGAGCTGGTGGACCGGTATAAGGCCATCGCCGCCGCCGCGCCGGGCGCCCCTGCCGCCGCGCAGCCCTCCGGCTCCACCTACTCCGACCACCTCGGCAGCTCCACCTACGTCGAGCGCGGCTGGAGCGCCATCGCCGCCGGCGACCACGGGCGCGCCGTTAAGGAGCTGGAGCGCGCGCTGGAGCTGGCGCCCAACGACCCCCAGGCCGAGAGCCTGCTGGGCTGGGCGCAGATGCTGCGCGAGCAGTACGACGAGGCGCTGTACACCTACTACAAGGTGCTCAGCAAGGACCCGAACAACGCCCTGGCCCGCGTGAACCTGGGCTACATCTGCCTCAAGAAGGGCATCTTCGGCGAAGCGATCGAGCACCTGTCCCGCGCCATCCGCCTGGACGACGACCGCAAGGCCACGCTCTACGCCCACTTCTACATGGGCCTCGTCTACCTCGAACGGGAGATGTACGACGACGCGCGCTCGTTCTTCCGGAAGACGCTGGAGCTGGGCCCCAACATGCTCGAGGCGTACTGGGAGATGGGCCACGCCTTCTACCTCGAAGGCCGGAAGAAGGAAGCCGCCGAGGCGTGGCGCACCGGCATGGAGACGAACCGCTTCAACCTCTGGGGCGAGCGCTGCGGCAAGGCCCTCGCCAAGGTCGAAGCCGGCCAGCCCGTCACGTTCGACTGA
- a CDS encoding DUF4388 domain-containing protein, translated as MAIKGNLREASLPDVLQLLAMGQKTGCLAVTDRSNFGYIYFDRGRITYASIVNRRDRLGDLLVKNGLVRAAELNAAIEDQGAHPGLRLGEILIRRGAITREQLEQYIRIQIEEAVYFLFTWSQGSFYFEAEQRPDEGAMLVSINPENLLLEGARRIDEWSLIEKKISSLELVFELDRSKPVDGIELSEEQRKILPLIDGRRSVQEIIDESGMVEFDVGKAIFGLIQAGFAHPVGRRAAEAVREVPQARIDEHRNLGVAFYKTGMYEEATREFKRVAELQPHSLDSRFHLALIGLRNGDDRFAIRYLREVIEVGGPRAAAFHDMSLALERIGRLPDARIAADQAFRLAARRPAVLLSRAILLLKQGEVHPAAEAFAEYRSLMGDARPPAAYFAFALLAEAAAGRLDAALALADEGIALHPHSAPIHLHAGAVRERRGEWELAEAAYKRATEEDAELPQAEKSLGDALYRRGAYDEAAEAYRRALKIAPELGDDTYFRLGNIHYKKMEREEAVRLWRRALGINPHNTVVRTNLELVENVLR; from the coding sequence ATGGCCATCAAGGGAAACCTGCGCGAGGCCTCGCTCCCCGACGTGCTCCAGCTTCTGGCCATGGGGCAGAAGACGGGGTGCCTGGCGGTGACCGACCGGTCCAACTTCGGCTACATCTACTTCGACCGCGGGCGCATCACGTACGCCAGCATCGTCAACCGGCGCGACCGGCTGGGCGACCTGCTGGTGAAGAACGGCCTCGTCCGCGCCGCCGAGCTGAACGCCGCCATCGAGGACCAGGGCGCGCACCCCGGCCTGCGCCTGGGCGAGATCCTGATCCGCCGCGGCGCCATCACGCGCGAGCAGCTGGAGCAGTACATCCGCATCCAGATCGAGGAGGCAGTCTACTTCCTCTTCACCTGGTCGCAGGGCTCCTTCTACTTCGAGGCCGAGCAGCGGCCCGACGAAGGGGCCATGCTGGTCTCCATCAACCCGGAGAACCTGCTCCTCGAAGGCGCCCGCCGCATCGACGAGTGGAGCCTGATCGAGAAGAAGATCTCGTCGCTGGAGCTGGTCTTCGAGCTGGACCGCTCCAAGCCGGTGGACGGCATCGAGCTGTCCGAGGAGCAGCGCAAGATCCTGCCGCTCATCGACGGGCGGCGCAGCGTGCAGGAGATCATCGACGAGTCGGGGATGGTGGAGTTCGACGTGGGCAAGGCCATCTTCGGCCTCATCCAGGCCGGCTTCGCCCATCCCGTCGGCCGCCGCGCGGCCGAAGCGGTGCGCGAGGTGCCGCAGGCGCGCATCGACGAGCACCGCAACCTGGGCGTCGCCTTCTACAAGACGGGGATGTACGAAGAGGCCACCCGCGAGTTCAAGCGCGTGGCCGAGCTCCAGCCGCACAGCCTCGATTCCCGCTTCCACCTGGCGCTCATCGGCCTGCGCAACGGCGACGACCGCTTCGCCATCCGCTACCTGCGCGAGGTGATCGAGGTCGGCGGCCCGCGCGCCGCGGCGTTCCACGACATGTCGCTGGCGCTGGAGCGCATCGGTCGGCTGCCTGACGCGCGCATCGCGGCCGACCAGGCGTTTCGCTTGGCCGCCCGCCGCCCCGCGGTCCTCCTCTCCCGCGCCATCCTGCTCCTGAAGCAGGGCGAGGTCCACCCCGCGGCCGAGGCGTTCGCGGAGTACCGCTCGCTGATGGGAGATGCGCGGCCGCCCGCGGCGTACTTCGCCTTCGCGCTGCTGGCCGAGGCCGCCGCGGGCCGCCTCGACGCCGCGCTCGCGCTGGCCGACGAGGGCATCGCCCTGCATCCCCACTCGGCGCCCATCCACCTGCACGCCGGCGCCGTCCGCGAGCGCCGCGGCGAGTGGGAGCTGGCCGAGGCCGCATACAAGCGCGCGACGGAGGAGGACGCGGAATTGCCGCAGGCCGAGAAGTCACTCGGAGATGCGCTCTACCGCCGCGGCGCGTACGACGAGGCGGCCGAGGCGTACCGGCGCGCGCTCAAGATCGCCCCCGAGCTGGGCGACGACACCTACTTCCGGCTGGGCAACATCCACTACAAGAAGATGGAGCGCGAAGAGGCGGTGCGGCTGTGGCGGCGGGCGCTGGGCATCAACCCGCACAACACCGTGGTGCGCACCAACCTGGAGCTGGTGGAGAACGTGCTGCGATGA